In Vicinamibacteria bacterium, the DNA window AAGAACGGCAAGGTCGTACGAACACCGCAAATTCGATACTCATTGATGGCCCGCTTCGCTCTCGCCAGGCACCGGGTGCGGTCCTCGGCCCACACGATCAGCTTGGCAATCAGAGGGTCGTAGTGCGGCGAGACCTTCGCCCCGACGTCCACCCCACTGTCGTGACGAATGCCGGGGCCCTCGGGGGGGCGCAGGAGGTCGATTGTGCCGGCCGAAGGGACGAAGTTCTGGAAAGGATCCTCGGCAGTGATACGAAACTCCATCGCCCAACCTCGCGAAACGACGTCCTCCTGAGTGAATCCGATCGGCTCCCCCGCTGCGAGCCGCATCTGGAGCGCAACGAGATCGATTCCGGTGACGAGCTCAGTGACGGGATGCTCGACCTGGAGTCGGGCGTTCATCTCGAGGAAATAGAAGTTGCGGTGGGCGTCCACTAGAAACTCGACGGTGCCGACGTTGCGGTATCCCGCTCTCCGCGCCAGCGAGACAGCCGCTTTCCCCATCCGATCGCGCAGTTCGGCGTCAAGGAAAGGTGACGGGGACTCTTCGATCAGCTTCTGATGCCGCCTCTGAATCGAGCACTCCCGCTCTCCCAGGTGGACGACATGGCCTTCGGAATCGGCAACGATCTGAAACTCGATGTGCCGGGGCTTGTCGATGTATTTTTCCAGGTAGACGGAGTCATTGCCGAAGCTCGCGAGAGCCTCGGAGCGTGCCTGTTCGAGAGCGGCGGCGAATTGCTGCTCGTCGTCCACCCGTCGCATTCCTTTTCCTCCGCCTCCTCCGGTTGCCTTGACGACGACGGGGAACCCGAGCCCTTTGGCCTCGGCGAGGGCGGTGTCCAAGTCGGAAACCGGTTCCGTGCCGGGCACGATCGGAACTCCTGCGCGCATCGCGGCCGCTCGAGCCTGCGCCTTGTCTCCCATCAGTGACAGTGACGCGGGCGTGGGCCCGATGAAGATGAGTCCGGCCGCCTCGACCGCCCGGGCGAAGTCGGCGTTCTCGGCGAGGAAGCCATAGCCGGGATGGATCGCCCGCGCATGAGTTCGCCTGGCCGCGTCGAGAATCTTATCGATGACGAGATAGCTCTGGGAGGAGGGAGCCGGCCCGATGGGCACGAGCTCGTCCGCGAGTCGAGCGTGGAGGCCGTCGCGGTCGGCCTCCGAGCAAACCGCCACGCTTCTAATCGACAGCTCGCGGCAGGCACGTGCGATGCGCACCGCAATCTCTCCGCGATTGGCGATGAGGACCTTGTCGAACATTCTGTTACCTCCGCGAGCGTCCGGGCGCCGCCGAGCCCGAAGCGAGGCTTTCGACGGCCCTCAGAGGGGGATGTTTCCGTGTTTCTTTGGCGGGTTGCGATCCCGCTTGTTCTCGAGGGACCGAAGACCCGTTGCCAGCTTGCGACGGGTCTTCCGCGGCTCGATCACCTCATCGACGTAGCCACGCTCGGCCGCCA includes these proteins:
- a CDS encoding acetyl-CoA carboxylase biotin carboxylase subunit encodes the protein MFDKVLIANRGEIAVRIARACRELSIRSVAVCSEADRDGLHARLADELVPIGPAPSSQSYLVIDKILDAARRTHARAIHPGYGFLAENADFARAVEAAGLIFIGPTPASLSLMGDKAQARAAAMRAGVPIVPGTEPVSDLDTALAEAKGLGFPVVVKATGGGGGKGMRRVDDEQQFAAALEQARSEALASFGNDSVYLEKYIDKPRHIEFQIVADSEGHVVHLGERECSIQRRHQKLIEESPSPFLDAELRDRMGKAAVSLARRAGYRNVGTVEFLVDAHRNFYFLEMNARLQVEHPVTELVTGIDLVALQMRLAAGEPIGFTQEDVVSRGWAMEFRITAEDPFQNFVPSAGTIDLLRPPEGPGIRHDSGVDVGAKVSPHYDPLIAKLIVWAEDRTRCLARAKRAINEYRICGVRTTLPFFARILDDGRFAAGEMDVGFVDRHWISEIASARVAVPQVVAAALAAAAVNAHMARSQPSRSLQSDRSAWKLVGLREQTDGRF